A genomic segment from Biomphalaria glabrata chromosome 16, xgBioGlab47.1, whole genome shotgun sequence encodes:
- the LOC129923500 gene encoding uncharacterized protein LOC129923500, giving the protein MSVSRSFRELADIVYKQEILENLKEKLQVLLDDINQVTKRCTSWIERTEPITYLELRQYLTDKTSKYIQQCATLVYPELTKEGIKEVSDKESISADSSGYKDEKNYKILEEETINIQKTKKSDKNNKKTTKESQEISTQSHTEMYLAREFMFTLQSKFETLTQETHKSIQSQDKKIEEFSDDVEKRIEQINLLVKQYNDDLLKIEQQNLKKELEISFGHVESLKAKEKSLTEELENSKQLIKNGKDEIKKLQATEEKSKTILQEYIQKIRYIFKDMEPRYDNDWPIERTKKCVKGFDKVENGTRACKLCRTVTNNCWYIPRLNELCKGCWHKELGI; this is encoded by the exons ATGAGTGTGTCAAGGTCATTTAGAGAACTAGCTGATATAGTCTATAAACAAGAAATTCTTGAAAACCTAAAAGAGAAGTTACAAGTTTTACTGGATGACATTAACCAa GTCACTAAACGATGTACATCATGGATTGAAAGAACAGAACCGATCACATATCTAGAACTACGACAGTATTTAACCGATAAAACATCAAAATATATTCAGCAATGTGCTACTTTAGTCT ATCCTGAACTGACAAAAGAGGGGATTAAGGAAGTTTCTGACAAAGAGTCTATCTCAGCTGATAGCTCTGGATATAAAG ATGAGAAAAACTACAAAATACTGGAAGAGGAAACTATAAACATTCAGAAAACCAAAAAGTCcgacaaaaacaataaaaaaacgaCTAAAGAAAGTCAAGAAATAAGCACGCAATCACATACGGAGATGTATCTGGCCAGGGAATTTATGTTCACACTACAATCTAAATTTGAGACACTGACTCAAGAAACACACAAGAGTATTCAAAGTCAAGATAAAAAG ATTGAAGAGTTCTCAGACGACGTAGAGAAACGAATTGAACAGATCAATCTTTTAG TAAAACAGTATAACGATGATTTACTAAAAATAGAACAACAGAATTTGAAAAAAGAGCTAG AAATAAGTTTTGGACATGTTGAAAGTCTGAAGGCCAAAGAGAAGAGTTTAACAGAAGAACTTG AAAATTCTAAACAGCTAATTAAAAATGGTAAAGATGAAATCAAAAAGCTGCAAGCAACAGAAG aaaAAAGTAAAACGATTCTGCAAGAATATATACAGAAAATTCGATACATCTTTAAGGATATGG aacCTAGATATGACAATGATTGGCCGA TCGAGAGAACTAAGAAATGTGTAAAGGGTT TCGACAAGGTTGAGAATGGTACTAGGGCTT gCAAGCTGTGTCGTACTGTAACTAATAATT GTTGGTATATACCAAGATTAAATGAATTAT GTAAAGGCTGTTGGCATAAGGAACTCGGCATTTGA